In a genomic window of Leisingera caerulea DSM 24564:
- the murC gene encoding UDP-N-acetylmuramate--L-alanine ligase produces MNPATKLPGDVGPIHFVGIGGIGMSGIAEVLLNLGYMVQGSDLKASKITSRLEELGARIFVGQQAKNLEEAAVVVISSAIKPGNPELDEARLRGLPVVRRADMLAELMRLKSNVAIGGTHGKTTTTTMMAELMVAGGFDPTIVNGGIIHAYGSNARMGQGEWMVVEADESDGSFNRLPATIAVVTNIDPEHMEHWGDFDRLRDGFLEFVSNIPFYGIAVCCTDHAEVQALVGRISDRRVVTYGFNAQADVRAVNLTYKAGVAHFDVVLQAEDRVIEGCTLPMPGDHNVSNALSAVAVARHLGMNSTEIREALANFGGVNRRFTKVGEVNGVTIIDDYGHHPVEIAAVLKAARQACEGRVIAVHQPHRYSRLSNLFDDFCACFNEADVVAIAEVFSAGEDPIEGASRDDLVAGLIRHGHRHARALLNEEDLERLVREQARPGDMVVCLGAGTISTWANGLPARLER; encoded by the coding sequence ATGAACCCTGCAACCAAACTGCCTGGTGACGTCGGCCCGATCCACTTTGTCGGTATCGGGGGCATCGGCATGTCGGGCATTGCCGAGGTGCTGCTGAACCTGGGCTATATGGTGCAGGGATCGGACCTGAAGGCCTCCAAGATCACGAGCCGGCTGGAAGAGCTGGGCGCGCGGATTTTTGTGGGCCAGCAGGCAAAGAACCTGGAGGAGGCCGCGGTTGTGGTGATCTCCTCCGCGATCAAGCCGGGCAACCCGGAGCTGGACGAGGCCCGCCTGCGCGGCCTGCCGGTGGTGCGCCGCGCCGATATGCTGGCAGAGCTGATGCGGCTGAAATCGAATGTCGCCATTGGCGGCACCCATGGCAAAACTACCACCACCACCATGATGGCAGAGCTGATGGTGGCGGGCGGGTTCGACCCCACCATCGTCAACGGCGGCATCATTCACGCCTATGGCTCCAACGCGCGGATGGGGCAGGGCGAATGGATGGTGGTCGAGGCGGATGAGAGCGACGGCTCCTTCAACCGGCTGCCCGCGACCATCGCCGTGGTGACCAACATCGACCCGGAGCACATGGAGCATTGGGGCGACTTCGACCGCCTGCGCGACGGCTTCCTGGAGTTTGTCTCCAACATTCCGTTCTATGGCATCGCGGTCTGCTGCACCGACCATGCGGAGGTGCAGGCGCTGGTGGGCCGGATCTCCGACCGCCGGGTGGTGACCTATGGCTTCAATGCGCAGGCTGATGTGCGGGCGGTGAACCTGACCTACAAGGCGGGTGTGGCGCATTTCGACGTGGTGCTGCAGGCCGAGGACAGGGTGATCGAGGGCTGCACCCTGCCGATGCCGGGGGACCACAATGTCTCTAACGCCTTGTCCGCCGTGGCAGTGGCGCGGCATCTGGGCATGAACAGCACCGAAATCCGCGAGGCGCTGGCCAATTTCGGCGGGGTGAACCGCCGCTTCACCAAAGTGGGTGAGGTGAATGGCGTTACCATCATCGACGACTACGGCCACCACCCGGTGGAGATCGCCGCGGTGCTGAAGGCGGCGCGCCAGGCCTGCGAGGGCCGGGTCATCGCGGTGCATCAGCCGCACCGCTATTCCCGCCTGTCGAACCTGTTCGACGATTTCTGCGCCTGTTTCAACGAGGCCGACGTGGTGGCGATTGCTGAGGTGTTCTCTGCCGGTGAAGACCCGATCGAGGGCGCCAGCCGCGACGATCTGGTGGCGGGCCTGATCCGCCACGGCCACCGCCACGCCCGTGCCCTGCTGAATGAGGAAGACCTGGAGCGCCTGGTGCGCGAGCAGGCGCGGCCCGGCGACATGGTGGTCTGCCTGGGCGCGGGCACCATCAGCACCTGGGCCAACGGTCTGCCTGCGCGGCTGGAACGCTGA
- a CDS encoding DUF2484 family protein: MTLSLTLAAVWALAANILGMIPSRDGHWTRAYVLIALGIPLLGYVTWENGPWWGLAVLLAGMSVLRWPVIYLGRYIRRSLRR; encoded by the coding sequence ATGACGCTGTCTTTGACGCTGGCCGCTGTCTGGGCGCTGGCCGCCAATATTCTGGGCATGATCCCCAGCCGCGACGGCCATTGGACCCGGGCCTATGTGCTGATTGCGCTGGGGATTCCGCTGCTGGGCTATGTGACCTGGGAGAACGGCCCCTGGTGGGGGCTGGCGGTGCTGCTGGCCGGAATGTCGGTGCTGCGCTGGCCGGTGATTTACCTGGGCCGCTATATCAGGCGCTCGCTGCGGCGCTGA
- the murB gene encoding UDP-N-acetylmuramate dehydrogenase produces MAARSEIILPAARGRLTRQKLLAELTWLRVGGPADHLFQPADVEDLVEFLRQLDPAVQVFPMGVGSNLIVRDGGLRAVVIRLGRGFNGIETDGDTVTAGAAALDAHVARKAADAGIDLTFLRTIPGSIGGAVRMNAGCYGSYTADVFVSATIVTRQGEIREITAEELGFQYRQTAFPEGAVLVSAKLRGPKGDPAELHARMEAQLQKRDETQPVKDRSAGSTFRNPAGFSSTGQADDVHDLKAWKVIDNAGMRGARRGGAQMSEKHSNFMINTGGATAADLEGLGEDVRKKVYENSGIRLEWEIMRIGDPLPE; encoded by the coding sequence ATGGCGGCGCGTTCTGAAATTATACTTCCGGCGGCTCGCGGGCGGCTGACGCGGCAAAAGCTGCTGGCAGAGCTGACCTGGCTGCGGGTAGGCGGCCCGGCCGACCACCTGTTCCAGCCCGCGGATGTCGAGGATCTGGTGGAATTCCTGCGCCAGCTGGACCCTGCGGTGCAGGTGTTCCCGATGGGGGTGGGCTCCAACCTGATCGTGCGCGACGGGGGCCTGCGCGCGGTGGTGATCCGTCTGGGCCGCGGCTTTAACGGCATCGAAACCGATGGTGACACCGTTACCGCGGGGGCTGCTGCGCTGGATGCGCATGTGGCCAGGAAAGCGGCGGATGCGGGCATCGACCTCACCTTCCTGCGCACCATTCCCGGCTCGATCGGCGGCGCGGTGCGGATGAACGCGGGCTGCTATGGCAGCTATACCGCGGATGTGTTTGTCTCGGCGACCATCGTCACCCGCCAGGGCGAGATCCGCGAGATCACCGCCGAAGAGCTGGGCTTTCAGTACCGGCAGACTGCGTTCCCCGAAGGCGCGGTGCTGGTATCGGCGAAACTGCGCGGCCCCAAGGGCGATCCGGCGGAGCTGCATGCCCGGATGGAAGCGCAGTTGCAGAAGCGGGATGAAACGCAGCCGGTCAAGGACCGCTCGGCCGGGTCCACCTTCCGCAACCCGGCGGGGTTCTCCTCGACCGGGCAGGCGGATGATGTGCATGACCTCAAGGCCTGGAAGGTGATTGACAACGCCGGGATGCGCGGCGCCCGGCGCGGCGGTGCGCAGATGAGCGAGAAGCATTCCAATTTCATGATCAACACCGGTGGCGCAACTGCCGCAGATCTGGAAGGGCTGGGCGAGGACGTGCGGAAAAAGGTTTACGAGAATTCCGGCATCAGGCTAGAGTGGGAAATCATGCGGATTGGTGATCCGCTTCCCGAATAA